In a genomic window of uncultured Sphaerochaeta sp.:
- a CDS encoding nitroreductase family protein, with the protein MQDTINLLLSRRSVRSFEKRTIEDEQLKLLKTATLRAPTAGNMALYSIVEVHDAQKKQKLSEICDNQEMINQAPLVWVFLADMQKWVNYFHESLAVEKAGKDNLASYRKPGLGDLHLCMQDAIIAAQNAVVAAEALGIGSCYIGDVIENFEALRTLLDLKQYTIPACMLIFGYPKGKKPVKLTPRCPEDSIFMQDSYQEPHLKQLEEAFALHEQQRRATNSLPYENTGTLADYYYLRKHTSAFMEEMNRSTSVMFDWWCNG; encoded by the coding sequence ATGCAAGATACCATCAACCTACTGCTTTCACGACGTTCGGTTCGTTCCTTTGAGAAGCGAACCATCGAGGATGAACAGCTTAAGCTGCTCAAGACAGCAACCCTGCGCGCCCCTACGGCGGGGAATATGGCACTCTACTCCATCGTGGAGGTCCACGATGCGCAGAAGAAGCAGAAACTCAGTGAAATTTGCGACAATCAGGAGATGATCAACCAAGCCCCGCTTGTCTGGGTCTTCCTTGCTGACATGCAGAAATGGGTGAACTACTTCCACGAAAGCCTGGCAGTCGAAAAGGCCGGGAAGGACAACCTCGCTTCCTATCGGAAGCCCGGTCTTGGAGACCTGCACCTTTGCATGCAGGATGCCATCATTGCGGCACAGAATGCAGTGGTCGCAGCAGAAGCTCTGGGCATCGGGTCGTGCTACATCGGTGATGTGATCGAGAACTTCGAGGCTTTGAGAACTCTTCTCGACCTGAAGCAGTACACCATCCCTGCCTGTATGCTCATCTTCGGCTATCCGAAGGGGAAGAAGCCGGTCAAGCTCACCCCACGATGCCCTGAAGACTCCATCTTCATGCAGGATTCATATCAGGAACCACATCTGAAGCAACTGGAGGAGGCGTTTGCACTGCATGAACAACAGCGCAGAGCCACCAACTCCCTCCCCTATGAAAACACAGGGACCCTTGCCGACTACTACTACCTGCGCAAGCATACCAGTGCCTTCATGGAAGAGATGAACCGATCGACTTCGGTCATGTTTGATTGGTGGTGCAACGGCTAA
- a CDS encoding substrate-binding domain-containing protein has translation MKRALLILLITTLLLGCSNRQQDQNQTYRIAVITMMQGGEFWGALKNGARSARSATSSVLEFLAPVNESDYEGQISAVQYAIDQKFDAIVLSPSHYTRLETVVAKARNQGIKVVFADTSLLDVHPDFLITADYHAIGRAMAEHAFSHFQKDEPIKALVLGSMPNTTSMTAIVEALVATFSQRSGATIVNATYSFTDAAIATEITANALANDPSINMIFALEEYTAHGVANALEEWQKVHFIAFGTTQYEIQLLEQGVIDALVVVNSFNLGYRAVMAAIDLLNGNKPVEKLVDFDLVTKESMFSEEHQRLLFQTLQ, from the coding sequence ATGAAACGAGCACTTCTCATCCTACTCATCACCACACTCCTTCTCGGTTGCTCGAACAGGCAACAAGACCAAAACCAGACGTATCGTATTGCCGTCATAACCATGATGCAGGGCGGGGAGTTCTGGGGGGCGCTGAAAAATGGTGCAAGAAGTGCCCGAAGCGCAACCAGTTCTGTCTTGGAGTTCCTCGCACCTGTCAATGAATCCGACTATGAGGGACAGATCAGTGCCGTCCAGTATGCCATAGACCAGAAGTTTGATGCGATTGTTCTCTCCCCAAGCCACTATACCCGTCTTGAGACTGTAGTGGCGAAGGCCAGGAACCAAGGGATCAAGGTAGTATTTGCAGACACCTCGCTCCTGGACGTTCATCCGGATTTCCTGATCACCGCAGACTACCATGCCATAGGAAGGGCAATGGCAGAGCATGCTTTCTCGCATTTCCAGAAGGATGAACCGATCAAAGCGCTGGTACTTGGCTCAATGCCGAATACCACCAGCATGACGGCAATCGTGGAAGCGCTGGTGGCCACCTTCTCCCAGCGAAGTGGTGCAACCATCGTCAATGCCACCTACTCCTTCACCGATGCGGCGATAGCAACGGAAATTACAGCAAACGCTCTGGCGAACGATCCCTCGATCAATATGATCTTTGCCTTGGAGGAGTACACCGCCCATGGGGTGGCAAATGCCCTTGAAGAGTGGCAGAAGGTACATTTCATAGCGTTCGGAACCACACAGTACGAAATCCAACTGCTCGAGCAGGGAGTCATTGATGCTCTGGTGGTAGTCAACTCCTTCAACCTCGGCTATCGTGCGGTGATGGCTGCCATAGACCTGCTCAATGGCAACAAGCCGGTGGAGAAGCTGGTCGACTTTGATCTCGTGACCAAGGAATCGATGTTCAGCGAAGAACATCAGCGCTTGCTCTTCCAGACGCTGCAATAG
- a CDS encoding pectinesterase family protein: MQIQTRLVKIGESINEALAHAAQGPLVIHLEEGVYTEKVYINRPDVTLLGRGRDKTILTYADAAFMERDGRMMGTFATASLTIGAPFFHAENLTIANSFEYEAHRQRVAENPGKVKGLQAVALRTCEGAEHTTLTDCALLGWQDTLLLDCGSHRLQNCLIAGNIDFIFGGGMALFEECTILSKGPGYLVAPSTKGGKLGFVLYRCNVVREAGVADGSVFLGRPWHPGADPAVNSYCLLYECHLNAHIHPDGWTWMHAFPPGGGEVVFKAEDSRFFESSCHGPGALAKRENCGKPQALSTIEQVLEYMQLLEMR; this comes from the coding sequence ATGCAGATACAGACAAGACTGGTGAAAATCGGAGAGAGCATCAATGAGGCGCTTGCTCATGCGGCGCAAGGGCCGCTGGTCATCCATCTGGAAGAGGGCGTGTATACCGAAAAGGTGTACATCAATCGACCTGATGTCACCCTGCTGGGCAGAGGACGGGACAAAACCATACTCACCTACGCAGATGCCGCTTTCATGGAGCGGGATGGCAGGATGATGGGCACCTTTGCAACGGCTTCACTGACCATAGGTGCACCGTTTTTCCATGCAGAGAACCTCACGATTGCAAACTCCTTCGAGTATGAAGCCCACCGGCAGCGGGTGGCGGAAAATCCGGGAAAGGTGAAAGGACTGCAGGCAGTTGCACTCAGAACCTGTGAAGGTGCGGAACACACCACCCTGACCGATTGCGCACTGCTTGGCTGGCAGGATACCCTGCTGCTCGATTGCGGCAGCCATCGGTTGCAGAACTGCCTGATTGCCGGCAACATCGATTTCATCTTTGGTGGGGGGATGGCACTTTTTGAGGAGTGTACCATTCTCTCCAAGGGCCCGGGATATCTTGTTGCTCCGTCCACCAAGGGAGGGAAGTTGGGTTTTGTGCTGTATCGATGCAATGTGGTCAGGGAAGCAGGCGTTGCAGATGGGAGTGTATTCTTGGGCAGGCCTTGGCATCCCGGAGCAGATCCTGCGGTCAACTCCTACTGCCTGTTGTATGAGTGTCATCTCAATGCTCACATCCACCCTGACGGGTGGACATGGATGCATGCCTTCCCCCCTGGGGGCGGAGAGGTGGTCTTCAAGGCTGAGGATTCACGCTTTTTCGAGTCCTCCTGCCATGGGCCAGGAGCATTGGCAAAGCGCGAGAACTGTGGAAAACCGCAGGCTCTTTCGACGATAGAGCAGGTTTTGGAATACATGCAACTTCTTGAGATGCGGTAG
- a CDS encoding galactose ABC transporter substrate-binding protein, with translation MKKITAVVCLALALATPMFAQGQSDSKAIEIGCAIYKFDDTFMTGVRNAIIAAAAETDAKVEVVDSMNIQATQNEKVDLFITKGMKAMQINPVDRTAAGVIIDKAKKANIPVVFFNREPLAEDMAKWDKIYYVGARAEESGTMSGQIIADYWKANKSMDKNGDGVLQYVMLKGEPGHQDAELRTEYSIKNLQDNGIKVQKLAEDTGMWDRVKGQEKMAAFIASQGDKIEAVFANNDDMALGAIEALKAAGYFKDGKFMPVVGVDATAPALQALEEGTLLGTVLNDAVNQGRATFMLSYDLARGINPTSDSIGYKITDGKYVWVPYQKVTKENYKQFK, from the coding sequence ATGAAAAAGATTACCGCAGTTGTGTGCTTGGCACTTGCCTTGGCAACACCCATGTTCGCTCAGGGTCAGTCTGACAGCAAGGCCATCGAAATTGGATGCGCCATCTACAAGTTTGATGACACCTTCATGACCGGCGTCCGCAACGCAATCATCGCTGCAGCAGCAGAGACCGATGCAAAAGTTGAGGTTGTCGACTCCATGAACATCCAGGCCACCCAGAATGAGAAAGTTGACCTGTTCATCACCAAGGGCATGAAAGCCATGCAAATCAACCCTGTCGACCGCACCGCAGCCGGTGTCATCATCGACAAGGCCAAGAAGGCAAACATCCCCGTAGTGTTCTTCAACCGCGAACCGCTTGCTGAAGACATGGCAAAGTGGGACAAGATCTACTACGTTGGTGCGCGTGCTGAAGAGTCCGGTACCATGAGTGGTCAGATCATTGCCGACTACTGGAAGGCCAACAAGTCCATGGACAAGAATGGCGACGGCGTGTTGCAGTATGTCATGCTCAAGGGCGAGCCCGGACACCAGGACGCAGAGCTCCGCACCGAGTACTCCATCAAGAATCTGCAGGACAACGGAATCAAGGTGCAGAAGCTTGCTGAAGACACCGGCATGTGGGACCGCGTAAAGGGCCAGGAGAAAATGGCTGCTTTCATCGCCAGCCAGGGCGACAAGATCGAGGCAGTGTTCGCAAACAATGACGACATGGCCCTCGGTGCAATCGAAGCCCTCAAGGCTGCCGGTTACTTCAAGGACGGAAAGTTCATGCCCGTCGTCGGTGTTGATGCAACCGCTCCCGCTCTGCAGGCTCTCGAGGAAGGCACCCTGCTCGGAACCGTCCTCAATGACGCTGTCAACCAGGGCCGTGCAACCTTCATGCTCTCCTACGACTTGGCTCGTGGAATCAACCCCACCAGCGACTCCATCGGCTACAAGATCACTGATGGCAAGTACGTATGGGTTCCCTACCAGAAGGTTACCAAAGAGAACTACAAGCAGTTCAAATAA
- the mglC gene encoding galactose/methyl galactoside ABC transporter permease MglC, producing MGTLNAKRVKQFVMDKAIFLVLLLLVIVIAVINPRILRLQVLRDILMMSSTKIIMALGMMFVILTGGVDLGGGRLVGMAAVISASMLQTADYVRRFYPDLGQVPVIIPILLAVAVGTLFGMMNGLIVAKFKVPAFIATLSSMLIIYGINSIYFNMPPNNSQPIGGLRAEFTFLGSGSVGFVPVIVVFAAIVSIIVWFVLNKTVFGKNVYAVGGNPEAAAVSGINITKTLVGLFGVCGFLISLSGVLEAARTGGATNNYGNGYELDAIASCVVGGVSTTGGVGTVSGVIAGVIIFSFINYGLTFIGVNPYWQNIIKGVIIVAAVSFDIRKYVQKK from the coding sequence ATGGGTACGCTGAATGCAAAAAGAGTAAAACAGTTCGTCATGGACAAGGCAATCTTCTTGGTCTTGCTCCTGCTCGTCATTGTCATCGCTGTCATCAATCCCAGGATTTTGCGTCTGCAGGTTCTCAGGGATATCCTGATGATGAGCTCCACAAAGATCATCATGGCACTGGGCATGATGTTCGTCATTCTCACCGGAGGTGTTGACCTTGGTGGCGGCCGGTTGGTAGGAATGGCTGCGGTCATCTCAGCCTCCATGCTGCAGACTGCTGACTATGTCAGGCGCTTCTATCCCGATCTGGGTCAGGTGCCTGTCATCATTCCGATTCTGCTTGCTGTTGCAGTGGGTACGTTGTTTGGCATGATGAACGGCCTCATCGTGGCAAAGTTCAAGGTGCCTGCCTTCATCGCAACCCTCAGCTCCATGCTGATCATCTACGGCATCAACTCCATCTATTTCAACATGCCCCCGAACAACAGCCAGCCCATCGGCGGCCTCAGGGCGGAATTCACCTTCCTCGGTTCGGGGTCTGTCGGCTTTGTTCCTGTCATCGTGGTGTTTGCGGCCATTGTCTCCATCATTGTCTGGTTTGTCCTGAACAAGACGGTGTTCGGAAAGAATGTCTATGCAGTGGGTGGCAATCCTGAGGCAGCAGCTGTTTCGGGCATCAACATCACAAAAACCCTCGTGGGACTCTTCGGAGTATGTGGTTTTCTCATCTCTCTCTCTGGTGTGCTTGAAGCAGCCCGTACCGGTGGCGCAACCAACAACTATGGCAACGGCTATGAGCTCGATGCCATCGCCAGCTGTGTCGTTGGTGGTGTCTCAACCACCGGTGGTGTGGGTACGGTAAGCGGTGTCATCGCTGGTGTCATCATCTTCAGCTTCATCAACTATGGTCTGACCTTCATCGGTGTCAATCCGTACTGGCAGAACATCATCAAAGGCGTCATCATTGTTGCGGCCGTCTCGTTTGACATCCGCAAATATGTCCAGAAGAAGTAG
- a CDS encoding sensor histidine kinase produces MKSIRGPHSIKTILSIAIAVVSISFTLLVSAILYTQFSSTIRENATVSTREIVRQVNANLNFYTNDILTIAGYARDLSKQTNDLPRDEIEQRLRSIVDSRQDIVCLVLFDLEGKAVLSTSDAKLRSADEIKDQTWFTRALGGEGNFYFTGPHVQQLFTSSYPWVITYSQQISYLDEAGETKHGLLAIDMNFWAVSELCQNARLGSTGYVYFIDNNGKVVYHPYQQLINSDLFNEDLDAVQEHIFGTFTNTFEGRERLVIVDTVNNARWRIVGVAYMDELMSGLDQYTSVMFLVLAFCIVITILLSRVVSAYISRPIRELERLMNSVERGDFSAPPTVGGNQEVAALSQTFALMVGRIRQLMDDIVKSQEMKRKFELDALQAKINPHFLYNTLDSVVWMAEQNNTEGVITMITALAKLFRISISKGRDIITLSEELEHVRNYLIIQQIRYRDKFEFSISLEEGIENLPTIKLIVQPIVENAIYHGIKYLQEMGHIDIKVFRRKPGAVVIEVRDNGVGMDEQKLSNILSYEGPHHKGGTGIGVRNVHQRIQLYYGSDFGLELSSELDEGTLVRLVIPEQAPIHPIKVVSS; encoded by the coding sequence ATGAAAAGCATCCGAGGTCCCCACTCCATCAAGACCATCCTCTCCATCGCCATCGCTGTGGTCTCCATCTCCTTCACCCTGCTTGTCTCTGCAATCCTCTATACCCAGTTCAGTTCAACCATCAGGGAGAATGCGACCGTCTCCACCCGTGAGATTGTGCGACAGGTGAATGCAAACCTGAATTTCTACACCAACGACATCCTCACCATTGCCGGCTATGCACGGGATCTTTCCAAGCAGACCAATGACCTGCCTCGCGATGAGATCGAGCAACGCCTGCGTTCCATCGTAGACAGCAGACAGGACATCGTCTGTCTGGTCCTTTTCGATCTGGAGGGCAAGGCGGTGCTTTCCACCAGTGATGCAAAACTGCGAAGTGCCGATGAGATCAAAGACCAGACCTGGTTCACCAGAGCCCTCGGAGGAGAAGGGAATTTCTACTTCACCGGTCCGCATGTCCAACAGCTCTTCACCTCCAGCTACCCCTGGGTCATCACCTACAGCCAGCAGATCAGCTACCTCGATGAGGCAGGAGAAACCAAGCATGGGCTGTTGGCGATCGACATGAACTTCTGGGCGGTGAGTGAGCTCTGCCAGAACGCACGACTGGGATCCACAGGCTATGTCTACTTCATCGACAACAATGGGAAGGTCGTCTACCACCCCTACCAACAGCTGATCAATTCCGACCTCTTCAACGAGGATCTGGATGCAGTACAAGAACACATCTTCGGGACCTTCACCAACACCTTTGAGGGAAGGGAACGGCTGGTAATCGTCGATACGGTCAACAACGCCCGCTGGAGAATTGTGGGAGTTGCCTACATGGACGAGCTGATGTCGGGCTTGGACCAATACACCTCGGTCATGTTCCTGGTGCTCGCCTTCTGCATCGTCATCACCATCCTGCTTTCCCGGGTCGTATCAGCGTACATCAGCCGTCCCATCAGGGAGCTGGAACGGTTGATGAACAGCGTGGAGCGCGGCGACTTCTCCGCTCCTCCCACCGTAGGAGGAAACCAAGAGGTTGCAGCCTTATCGCAGACCTTTGCCCTGATGGTCGGGCGCATCCGCCAGCTCATGGATGACATCGTCAAGAGCCAGGAGATGAAACGCAAGTTCGAGCTCGATGCCCTGCAAGCAAAGATCAATCCGCACTTCTTGTACAACACCCTCGATTCGGTCGTCTGGATGGCGGAACAGAATAATACCGAAGGGGTCATCACCATGATCACCGCCCTCGCCAAGCTCTTCAGGATTTCCATCAGCAAGGGCCGGGACATCATCACCCTCAGCGAGGAACTGGAGCATGTGCGCAACTACCTGATCATCCAGCAGATCCGATACCGTGACAAGTTCGAGTTTTCCATCTCCCTGGAAGAGGGTATCGAAAACCTGCCTACCATCAAGCTCATCGTGCAACCCATCGTCGAAAACGCCATCTATCACGGCATCAAGTATCTGCAGGAGATGGGGCATATCGACATCAAGGTATTCAGGCGCAAACCCGGTGCTGTCGTCATTGAGGTCCGTGACAACGGAGTGGGCATGGATGAGCAGAAGCTCTCCAACATCCTCAGTTATGAGGGTCCCCACCACAAGGGCGGTACGGGCATCGGGGTGAGGAACGTCCATCAGAGAATCCAACTTTATTATGGTTCCGATTTTGGCCTCGAACTCTCCAGCGAACTGGATGAAGGCACCTTGGTCAGGCTCGTGATACCTGAGCAGGCGCCAATTCATCCCATCAAGGTGGTTTCATCATGA
- a CDS encoding response regulator, producing the protein MAYTILLVDDETAVRDGIRSRTPWETYNFEVIAEAGNGIEALELVEELRPDVVITDIRMPYLDGMELIQQIRNSHPATTLVILSGYDEFTYAQQAMRYEVSEYVLKPVSVEDLSKLLERLGKRLDEEIKRTQDQDRLRQSYLQALPLIREKFLVSLLTTAQPLSDSLLVSKAQEYGFDLNKDEFMVALIETNHYQDDPLQAMAMLEVIEEALKKEGGGLAFQFENQIVIIFSAHSHAQNQYDAVFRKQTYRKAEHLKTYLEKYSFDAIMGVGSLVHTPSAITVSYHQALTALNYSTCYPEQSLFFISDLEHSSSEESVGKLQEMKSNILIAVKIGSEEQVVEGVNQLLGEHLASLGLQEMQALLLELSSSLQDLAHSYGHSLFTIGEEEGRNLFSELASLTTLGKARRWYTRLCLNLREMIAGQRENSHIQFIGQAKTLIAKHFTESGFGLEQICEMIGVSPSYFSSTFKREVGASFVQYLTGMRMDRAKELLLKTEGKTYEIAQAVGFAEPNYFSFCFKRHVGLSPSQYRQANR; encoded by the coding sequence ATGGCTTACACGATACTCCTGGTAGATGATGAGACGGCGGTACGCGACGGAATCCGCTCCCGTACCCCATGGGAAACCTATAATTTTGAGGTCATAGCAGAGGCCGGAAACGGCATCGAGGCATTGGAACTCGTTGAGGAGTTGCGTCCTGACGTTGTCATCACCGACATCCGCATGCCATATCTGGATGGGATGGAGCTGATCCAGCAGATCCGCAACTCCCATCCTGCCACGACACTTGTCATTCTCAGCGGCTATGATGAGTTCACCTACGCCCAGCAGGCGATGCGGTACGAGGTAAGCGAGTACGTGCTGAAGCCTGTGTCCGTTGAGGACCTGAGCAAGCTGCTCGAACGACTGGGCAAGCGTCTGGACGAAGAGATCAAGCGCACCCAGGACCAAGATCGCCTCCGGCAATCCTATCTGCAGGCGCTCCCCCTGATCAGGGAGAAGTTTCTGGTCTCCTTGCTCACCACAGCCCAGCCCCTCTCCGATTCTCTCTTGGTCAGCAAGGCCCAGGAGTATGGGTTCGACCTCAACAAGGATGAGTTCATGGTGGCGCTCATCGAGACAAACCACTACCAGGACGATCCCTTGCAGGCTATGGCCATGCTGGAAGTCATCGAGGAGGCACTCAAGAAGGAAGGAGGAGGCCTCGCCTTCCAGTTCGAGAACCAGATCGTAATCATCTTCAGTGCACACAGTCATGCACAGAACCAGTATGATGCAGTCTTCCGAAAGCAAACCTACCGCAAGGCAGAGCATCTGAAAACCTACCTCGAGAAGTACTCCTTCGATGCAATCATGGGAGTGGGCAGCTTGGTCCACACTCCTTCTGCCATCACCGTTTCCTACCATCAGGCACTCACGGCACTCAACTACAGCACCTGTTATCCGGAGCAATCCCTCTTTTTCATCAGCGATCTGGAGCATAGCAGCTCCGAGGAAAGCGTCGGGAAACTGCAGGAGATGAAGTCAAACATCCTCATTGCGGTGAAAATCGGCAGTGAGGAGCAGGTCGTCGAGGGAGTGAACCAGTTGCTTGGAGAACATCTGGCTTCTCTCGGATTGCAGGAGATGCAGGCACTCCTTCTGGAACTCTCTTCCTCCTTGCAAGACCTTGCCCACTCCTATGGGCACTCCCTCTTCACCATCGGAGAGGAGGAGGGACGCAACCTCTTCTCCGAACTGGCCAGCCTCACCACCCTGGGCAAGGCAAGAAGATGGTACACCCGCCTCTGCCTGAACCTCAGGGAGATGATTGCAGGCCAACGGGAGAACAGCCACATCCAATTCATAGGACAGGCAAAGACCTTGATAGCAAAGCACTTTACCGAAAGCGGATTCGGTCTTGAGCAGATCTGCGAAATGATAGGGGTGAGCCCTTCTTACTTCAGCTCCACCTTCAAGCGGGAGGTGGGAGCAAGCTTTGTACAGTACCTTACAGGAATGCGGATGGACAGGGCAAAGGAACTCTTGCTGAAAACCGAGGGCAAAACCTATGAGATAGCACAAGCGGTAGGGTTTGCCGAACCGAACTACTTCAGCTTCTGCTTCAAGCGACATGTGGGACTCTCACCCTCACAGTACCGACAGGCCAACCGATGA
- a CDS encoding sugar ABC transporter ATP-binding protein, with translation MYVLEMDHVSKAFPGVKALDDVTLKVRPGTVHALMGENGAGKSTLMKCLFGLYSMDEGQISFNGQPVNISSVKEALSLGISMIHQELHLIPYRSVMENIWLGRYPRIGGSKSPVIDHKAMYEMTAALLKDLNLTTIQPTDLLRTLSVSKAQSVEIAKAVSYESKIIIMDEPSSSLTENEVEHLFTIIRSLKARGVAIIYISHKMEEILKISDDVTIMRDGKYVGTWPANELTTATIIKRMVGRDLTHRFPSGESVIGSELLRIEDYTSPNPRSFKDVSLTLHKGEILGIGGLVGAQRTEVMEAVFGLRLHSVGKLFIDGKEKVCNSAYDAKRLGMALLTEERRATGIFPVLSVQENLVIANINAYKNKNGLLNAAKMAADTKKSIKDLDIKTPSARTLIKSLSGGNQQKVLFARWLLTVPDILILDEPTRGIDVGAKYEIYVIMRELAAQGKGVIMISSEMPELLGMTDRIVVMSEGRVAGTVTSKETNQEEIMELATKYVG, from the coding sequence ATGTATGTATTAGAAATGGACCATGTCTCCAAGGCATTTCCCGGCGTCAAGGCATTGGACGACGTAACACTGAAGGTGAGACCGGGAACGGTACACGCTCTCATGGGGGAAAACGGGGCAGGGAAGTCCACTTTGATGAAATGCCTCTTCGGCTTGTATTCCATGGATGAGGGGCAGATTTCCTTCAATGGACAGCCGGTGAACATCTCCAGTGTCAAGGAAGCCCTTTCGTTGGGAATCTCGATGATCCACCAGGAACTTCATCTGATTCCCTATCGCTCGGTCATGGAGAACATCTGGTTGGGCAGGTATCCACGCATCGGTGGATCGAAGAGTCCGGTCATTGACCACAAGGCCATGTATGAGATGACAGCCGCCTTGCTGAAGGATCTCAATCTCACCACCATCCAGCCAACCGATCTTTTGCGAACACTCTCGGTGTCAAAGGCACAGAGCGTAGAGATTGCGAAAGCAGTCTCCTATGAATCAAAAATCATCATTATGGATGAGCCAAGCTCCTCGTTGACGGAGAATGAGGTGGAGCACCTGTTCACCATCATCCGTTCCCTCAAGGCACGGGGTGTGGCCATCATCTATATTTCCCATAAGATGGAAGAGATCCTGAAGATCAGCGATGATGTCACCATCATGCGTGACGGCAAGTACGTAGGCACATGGCCTGCCAACGAGCTGACGACAGCGACCATCATCAAGCGTATGGTCGGTCGGGACCTTACCCACCGGTTTCCCTCCGGGGAGAGTGTCATCGGCAGTGAGTTGCTCAGGATTGAGGACTATACCTCCCCGAATCCCAGAAGCTTCAAGGATGTTTCGCTGACACTGCACAAGGGCGAGATCCTGGGTATCGGCGGACTTGTCGGTGCACAGCGAACCGAAGTCATGGAAGCCGTGTTCGGCTTGAGGCTTCATAGCGTCGGCAAGCTATTCATCGATGGAAAGGAGAAAGTCTGCAACAGCGCCTATGATGCCAAGCGCCTGGGTATGGCACTGTTGACCGAGGAACGGCGTGCCACCGGCATTTTCCCTGTCCTTTCGGTGCAGGAGAATCTGGTCATCGCAAATATCAATGCCTACAAGAACAAGAACGGCCTGCTCAATGCCGCAAAGATGGCAGCAGATACGAAGAAGAGCATCAAGGACCTGGATATCAAGACCCCCTCGGCACGAACGCTGATCAAGAGCCTGAGCGGAGGGAACCAGCAGAAAGTGCTCTTCGCCCGATGGCTGCTCACGGTTCCCGATATTCTCATTCTGGATGAGCCGACACGAGGTATCGACGTCGGGGCAAAGTATGAGATCTATGTGATCATGCGCGAGCTTGCCGCCCAAGGCAAGGGTGTGATCATGATCAGCAGCGAGATGCCCGAGCTGCTGGGTATGACCGACAGGATTGTGGTCATGAGTGAGGGCAGGGTTGCCGGTACGGTAACCAGTAAAGAGACCAACCAGGAAGAGATTATGGAACTGGCGACAAAGTACGTCGGGTAG